A genomic stretch from Falco cherrug isolate bFalChe1 chromosome 1, bFalChe1.pri, whole genome shotgun sequence includes:
- the SLC2A11 gene encoding solute carrier family 2, facilitated glucose transporter member 11 produces the protein MNKLQRLLQSKILILTICAAGIGGTFQYGYNISIINAPASYIQMFMNETWLERTGVPLESNMILLLWSFTVSAYPLGGLTGAVAAGPMAIMLGRKMSLLLNNVFVIIAAFLSGFSRMAKSFEMIMLSRFFTGVNAGVSMNIQPMYLAEGAPKKLRGAVALTSASFTALGLVLGQVVGLREVLGGEESWPFLLASNVVPALIQLIALPWFPESPRYLLIDRGDKESCISALQKLRGNSDLSAELEEMLAEQAAVKGQKAKNPWELFQNPALRWQLISIVVLSSAMQLCGNDSMYFYAAYVFQEAGIPQEKIPYVVIGTGSCELITSVTCNMIIDYAGRRPLLLGGYIFMAGWAIVFMVALSQQTQISWMPYLSMACIFAYILSFGIGPAGVTGVLPTEVFDQMSRPAAYMICGALLWFNLFLVGTAFPFIVKSLAHFCYVPFLVVCVCTALYVGFFLPETKGKSFLEISKEFKKRNFKAQTHVVFYKGPEEIKSTIL, from the exons ATGAACAAGCTGCAGAGACTG CTTCAGAGCAAGATCCTGATACTGACAATATGTGCCGCTGGGATTGGAGGTACTTTCCAATATGGTTACAACATCTCCATCATCAATGCTCCAGCTTCA TACATCCAGATGTTCATGAATGAAACCTGGCTGGAGCGCACAGGCGTTCCCCTTGAGAGCAACATGATACTGCTGCTGTGGTCTTTCACTGTCTCTGCATACCCTCTGGGAGGACTCACTGGGGCTGTTGCTGCTGGGCCCATGGCCATCATGTTGGGAAG GAAGATGTCCCTGCTACTGAACAATGTCTTTGTGATCATAGCGGCATTCTTGTCAGGATTCAGCCGAATGGCAAAATCCTTTGAAATGATTATGCTCAGCAGATTTTTCACTGGAGTTAATGCAG GTGTAAGCATGAATATTCAGCCTATGTATCTGGCGGAAGGCGCCCCAAAGAAGCTCAGAGGAGCTGTGGCCTTGACCTCTGCATCATTTACAGCCCTGGGGTtggtgctggggcaggttgTTGGACTCAG GGAGGTACTaggaggggaggagagctggCCATTCCTTTTAGCTAGCAATGTGGTGCCTGCCCTGATCCAGCTCATAGCTCTGCCTTGGTTCCCTGAAAGTCCCAGGTACCTCTTGATTGACCGTGGAGATAAAGAATCCTGCATCTCTG cactgcagaagctCAGAGGCAACAGTGACCTGAGTGCAGAGCTAGAAGAGATGCTGGCTGAACAGGCTGCTGTTAAAGGCCAGAAAGCGAAGAACCCTTGGGAGCTTTTCCAAAATCCAGCTTTGAGGTGGCAGCTGATCAGTATCGTTGTGCTTAGCAGTGCCATGCAGCTCTGTGGGAATGATTCG atgtatttttatgcaGCTTATGTGTTCCAAGAGGCTGGAATTCCTCAGGAAAAAATCCCATATGTTGTAATCGGCACGGGGAGCTGTGAACTGATCACGTCTGTCACTTGT AACATGATTATAGACTACGCTGGTCGGAGGCCACTGCTCCTGGGGGGTTATATCTTTATGGCAGGATGGGCCATAGTCTTCATGGTGGCTCTGAGCCAACAG ACTCAGATTAGCTGGATGCCTTATCTCAGCATGGCCTGCATTTTCGCCTATATCCTGAGCTTTGGAATCGGACCAG ctggtGTAACAGGAGTTCTGCCCACAGAAGTTTTTGATCAAATGTCCCGGCCAGCTGCCTACATGATCTGTGGTGCTCTGCTCTGGTTCAACCTATTTCTGGTTGGAACAGCCTTTCCATTCATTGTG aaAAGTCTAGCACATTTCTGCTACGTCCCATTCCTTGTGGTCTGCGTCTGCACTGCACTCTATGTTgggtttttccttcctgagaCAAAGGGAAAGTCCTTCCTGGAAATCTCGAAGGAGTTCAAGAAACGGAACTTCAAAGCTCAGACCCACGTGGTTTTTTATAAAGGCCCTGAAGAGATCAAATCCACCATATTGtag